The proteins below come from a single Chryseobacterium sp. MA9 genomic window:
- a CDS encoding serine protease, which yields MSKIENNNPMTAEEFLRLRTVKAKSTEKPSAIEKLFSQAPAMETINGRTFPKGMKTIGMPMDEKTAENRSLETDHFYPTHADFEYNPKLEPKKDRKPKFIERDSFLTPENARTIFGADQRKVYNSTAYPWRCVGRVESSLGSGSGVMIGPRHLLTCSHIVDWQPNNTTGWLKFTPMYYNGSAPYGTAWGTLTYYKYKVAGPTIDSTEIQYDYVVIVLDRPIGNSTGWLGSKSYSDSWDGGAYWTHAGYPGDLTGTQRPTYQTGIALDGDFWSADDNQSMSHKADIWPGQSGGPFWGYWDGSPYAVATQSAHNPSDNFASGGSDLVNLVIRARNEHP from the coding sequence ATGTCTAAAATTGAAAACAACAACCCAATGACCGCTGAAGAGTTTCTAAGACTTAGAACTGTTAAAGCAAAATCAACTGAAAAACCGTCAGCAATTGAAAAATTATTCAGCCAGGCCCCTGCTATGGAAACCATTAACGGAAGAACTTTCCCGAAAGGAATGAAAACAATAGGAATGCCTATGGATGAAAAAACAGCAGAAAACCGATCTCTGGAAACCGATCATTTCTACCCTACCCATGCTGATTTTGAATACAATCCAAAACTGGAACCTAAAAAAGACCGTAAACCAAAATTCATTGAAAGAGATTCTTTCCTGACTCCGGAAAATGCAAGAACTATTTTTGGAGCAGATCAAAGAAAAGTATATAACTCTACAGCCTATCCGTGGAGATGTGTCGGCAGAGTAGAAAGTTCTTTAGGTTCAGGAAGCGGTGTAATGATAGGGCCAAGACACCTTCTTACCTGTTCTCATATTGTAGACTGGCAGCCTAATAATACAACAGGATGGCTGAAGTTCACACCCATGTATTATAACGGAAGCGCTCCTTACGGAACTGCTTGGGGAACATTAACTTATTATAAGTACAAAGTAGCTGGGCCTACCATAGACTCTACTGAGATTCAATACGATTATGTAGTAATTGTATTAGACAGACCTATCGGAAACAGCACAGGCTGGTTAGGCTCAAAATCCTACTCAGATTCGTGGGATGGAGGAGCTTACTGGACTCACGCAGGATATCCGGGAGATCTTACAGGAACACAAAGACCAACGTACCAAACAGGTATCGCACTGGATGGAGATTTCTGGAGTGCTGATGACAACCAAAGCATGAGCCATAAAGCAGATATATGGCCTGGACAAAGCGGAGGTCCTTTTTGGGGATATTGGGACGGTTCTCCGTATGCTGTGGCTACTCAAAGCGCGCATAATCCAAGCGATAATTTTGCAAGTGGCGGCTCAGATTTAGTAAATCTGGTCATCAGAGCAAGAAATGAACATCCTTAA
- a CDS encoding hydroxymethylglutaryl-CoA lyase, which produces MFLTECPRDAMQGWGEFIPTDKKIDYINSLMDVGFDVLDCLSFVSPKAIPQMADSDEVAKNIDKSRSKTKVSAIIGNYRGAEKALKHQSVDILGFPFSISETFQHRNTNKSQEEAFDEIIKMLDLVKSEGKQLNIYFSMAFGNPYGEMWKWEDVDHWAQRFSDIGVKDILLSDTTGVATPETIALLFEKIPSKYPEINFGGHFHNRYEDSYSKLKAAYDKGCRRFDSAIKGIGGCPMAKDDLVGNMPTEQVINFMSVEKVDHKLNLLNFESSYNKAKDIFHF; this is translated from the coding sequence ATGTTTCTTACCGAATGTCCTAGAGATGCCATGCAGGGATGGGGAGAATTTATCCCTACCGATAAAAAAATAGATTATATCAACTCCTTGATGGATGTTGGCTTTGATGTATTGGATTGTCTGAGTTTTGTTTCTCCAAAAGCAATTCCACAGATGGCTGATTCTGATGAGGTAGCCAAAAATATTGACAAATCACGCTCCAAAACGAAAGTTTCCGCAATTATCGGCAATTACAGAGGTGCTGAAAAAGCATTGAAACACCAGTCTGTTGATATTCTTGGCTTTCCGTTTTCTATTTCCGAAACTTTTCAGCACAGAAATACCAATAAAAGCCAGGAAGAAGCTTTTGATGAAATTATTAAAATGCTTGATCTGGTAAAAAGTGAAGGGAAACAGCTGAATATCTATTTCTCCATGGCTTTTGGAAATCCATACGGTGAAATGTGGAAGTGGGAAGATGTTGATCATTGGGCACAACGATTTTCAGATATTGGAGTGAAAGATATCTTATTGTCAGATACTACCGGAGTGGCAACTCCCGAAACGATTGCTCTTTTGTTTGAAAAAATACCTTCAAAATATCCTGAAATCAACTTCGGCGGGCATTTTCATAACCGTTATGAGGATTCCTATTCAAAATTAAAAGCAGCTTATGATAAAGGCTGCAGAAGATTTGACAGTGCCATCAAAGGAATCGGAGGATGTCCAATGGCTAAAGATGATCTTGTAGGAAATATGCCTACAGAGCAGGTGATCAATTTTATGAGTGTAGAAAAAGTAGATCATAAACTGAATCTTCTGAATTTTGAAAGCTCTTATAACAAGGCGAAGGATATTTTTCATTTTTAA
- a CDS encoding caspase family protein yields MKKALIVGINDYAPIGYGGPDLNGCVNDARDMANTLVICGFSPAKIKILTNQNATRANILNYLKSMISTSVKGDSLVFYYSGHGTRVANIGSDLELDGLDEAICPHDYANNGVIRDDDFKTVLSKLKAGVNMEIIFDCCYSGTGTRKMDLGLEADFLNETARYIPPMLEDEFYLTYASEMESSKNSKKSTVLTKALIPVTGMNHTLWAAAKDNQVSMEGSISGQIRGYFTYHFCKILRATNGNIVRKTLDKQVAIALAAMGAAQINQTESITAEFSQKIFT; encoded by the coding sequence ATGAAAAAAGCACTTATCGTAGGTATTAATGATTATGCACCCATCGGTTACGGAGGTCCGGACCTTAATGGCTGTGTAAATGATGCGAGAGATATGGCAAATACATTGGTTATTTGTGGTTTTAGTCCGGCAAAGATTAAAATTCTGACCAATCAAAATGCAACAAGAGCGAATATATTGAACTATCTGAAATCCATGATCAGCACAAGTGTAAAAGGTGATTCTCTGGTTTTTTATTATTCAGGACACGGAACGAGAGTGGCCAATATAGGATCAGATCTGGAACTGGATGGTTTGGATGAAGCAATTTGCCCACATGATTATGCCAATAACGGAGTCATCCGAGATGATGATTTTAAAACCGTTCTCAGCAAACTGAAAGCCGGGGTTAATATGGAAATCATCTTCGACTGCTGTTATTCCGGAACAGGAACCAGAAAAATGGACCTGGGACTGGAAGCAGATTTTCTCAACGAAACCGCCCGTTATATCCCGCCAATGCTCGAAGATGAATTTTATCTGACGTACGCCAGTGAAATGGAATCTTCTAAAAATTCAAAAAAATCAACGGTTCTTACTAAAGCTCTTATCCCTGTTACCGGAATGAATCATACGTTATGGGCCGCAGCGAAAGACAATCAGGTATCTATGGAAGGTAGTATCAGCGGACAAATACGAGGGTATTTCACCTATCACTTCTGTAAAATATTACGTGCCACCAATGGAAACATCGTCCGAAAAACACTTGATAAACAGGTTGCCATCGCATTAGCAGCTATGGGAGCAGCTCAAATCAACCAAACAGAAAGCATCACTGCAGAATTTTCACAAAAAATATTCACTTAA
- a CDS encoding porin family protein — translation MKQQFFALSTLLLCIFCSIETKAQQAPAFHIGVKGGANFTKTSTESSLEGKYGLGYQAGVMTRVDLGKLYVQGEALFNKRKTSYTSQDGSSSKLSWNAIDIPVVVGYKLIKADDFNVRVFAGGVYSYAFNNKVSASQAFQEGFKNFDKSNIGITGGVGVDYKNFTADLRYETGLSSISKEFKSKPHSFSLGIGYFLF, via the coding sequence ATGAAGCAGCAATTTTTCGCCCTAAGTACATTGTTATTATGTATTTTTTGCAGTATAGAAACGAAAGCACAACAGGCTCCGGCTTTTCACATTGGGGTCAAGGGAGGGGCAAACTTTACAAAAACCTCAACGGAATCTTCTTTGGAAGGGAAATATGGACTCGGCTATCAGGCAGGAGTAATGACAAGAGTGGATCTCGGAAAGTTATATGTACAAGGAGAAGCTCTGTTCAACAAAAGAAAGACATCATACACATCCCAAGACGGAAGTTCTTCAAAACTTTCATGGAACGCTATTGATATTCCTGTGGTGGTAGGATATAAACTGATTAAAGCAGATGATTTTAATGTAAGAGTATTTGCCGGAGGTGTTTACAGCTACGCCTTTAACAATAAAGTTTCTGCTTCTCAGGCTTTTCAGGAGGGATTTAAAAATTTTGACAAATCCAATATTGGCATTACGGGAGGTGTTGGTGTAGATTATAAAAACTTCACGGCAGATCTTAGGTATGAAACTGGTCTTTCAAGCATCAGTAAAGAATTTAAGTCCAAACCCCACAGTTTTTCCCTCGGAATAGGTTATTTCCTGTTCTAA
- a CDS encoding universal stress protein → MKTIIVCTDFSQEAENATHYAASMAKENKYSIILFNLQTVSIHALNAQVSADFFYTQTLKNQNKLEDKASELKTLYAIDTGHHLASGNFMEELENCIQLHECDFIVMGMAEKTLEQKLLGNSVTRAIHKIKKPILIVPAHIEYTGIRKILFAYDTHKSMTWSAMNDIYYFINEFNAEVEVFNVSESLEDFAEVIHDTDLNSGYDLDDIKYSFKMIQSIEVIRAIEEEIRLTSPDLLTMVPYKYNLVESLFHRSKTAIMAYKNKVPLLSIPLNID, encoded by the coding sequence ATGAAAACAATAATTGTCTGCACAGATTTTTCCCAGGAAGCTGAAAATGCCACTCATTACGCAGCATCTATGGCTAAAGAGAATAAATACAGTATCATACTTTTTAATCTGCAAACCGTTTCTATTCATGCTTTGAACGCACAGGTTTCGGCAGATTTTTTCTATACTCAAACGCTTAAAAACCAGAACAAACTGGAAGATAAAGCGAGTGAACTAAAGACTCTTTACGCTATAGATACCGGACATCATCTGGCTTCCGGCAATTTCATGGAAGAACTTGAAAACTGCATACAGCTTCACGAATGCGATTTTATTGTGATGGGCATGGCCGAAAAAACTCTTGAGCAAAAGCTTTTAGGAAATAGTGTAACAAGAGCTATTCATAAAATAAAGAAACCCATATTAATTGTTCCTGCCCATATAGAATATACAGGAATCAGGAAGATTCTTTTTGCCTACGATACGCACAAAAGCATGACCTGGTCTGCAATGAACGATATTTATTATTTCATTAATGAATTTAATGCAGAGGTTGAGGTATTCAATGTAAGTGAAAGCTTAGAAGATTTTGCTGAAGTCATTCATGATACTGATCTGAATTCCGGATATGATCTGGATGATATTAAATACAGTTTTAAAATGATTCAATCCATCGAAGTCATCAGGGCAATTGAAGAGGAAATAAGACTGACGAGCCCGGATCTTCTAACCATGGTCCCATATAAATATAATCTTGTGGAATCTCTTTTCCACCGCAGTAAAACAGCCATTATGGCGTACAAAAATAAGGTACCATTGCTATCGATACCACTAAATATAGATTAA
- a CDS encoding 3'-5' exonuclease, which translates to MIQNIPLERVLFLDIETVPQAGSWDELSETEQHLWDKKTKFQRKEDITAEEFYDRAGIMAEFGKIICITIGMVEKNDTLKIKSFSGHDEKKLLQEFGEIFNSPRLHNIILCAHNGKEFDFPWIARRYLINGMQPPTPFQMFGKKPWEVPHIDTMELWKFGDYKSFVSLELLAHVFGIPTPKDDIDGSMVSSIYYIEKDLQRIVDYCEKDVLTLANIFRRMRQEDLLKRNINLD; encoded by the coding sequence ATGATACAGAACATACCCTTAGAAAGAGTTTTATTCCTTGATATTGAGACCGTTCCACAGGCTGGATCATGGGACGAATTATCCGAAACAGAACAACACCTGTGGGATAAAAAAACAAAATTCCAGAGAAAAGAAGATATCACAGCGGAAGAATTTTACGACAGAGCCGGTATTATGGCTGAGTTTGGAAAAATCATCTGCATTACTATCGGAATGGTTGAAAAGAATGATACGCTTAAAATAAAAAGCTTTTCCGGACATGATGAAAAGAAATTACTTCAGGAATTCGGAGAAATTTTCAACAGCCCAAGGCTTCACAATATTATTCTCTGCGCTCACAACGGAAAAGAATTTGATTTTCCCTGGATTGCCAGACGATACCTTATCAATGGGATGCAGCCCCCGACTCCCTTTCAGATGTTTGGGAAAAAACCCTGGGAGGTTCCTCACATAGATACAATGGAACTTTGGAAATTCGGGGATTATAAGAGTTTTGTATCTCTGGAATTACTGGCTCATGTCTTTGGAATTCCTACTCCGAAAGATGATATTGACGGCTCAATGGTTTCATCAATTTACTACATAGAAAAAGACTTGCAGAGAATTGTAGACTATTGTGAAAAAGATGTCTTAACTTTGGCAAATATTTTCCGGCGCATGCGTCAGGAAGATTTGTTGAAAAGGAATATCAATCTAGATTAA
- a CDS encoding sulfurtransferase yields MSPIISSSEFKNIPAENLVILDARTGKEIKQNYLEKHIKGARFIDLDKDLAEIGENAAFGGRHPLPSVEKFGKTLSDLGISEGAHIIVYDDKNASNAAARAWWMLRSFGFEKVQVLDGGMQAAEKEGLEFSSGEEAFDKASLIKKDHWSLPVSSLEVVENELKNNSSTVVDVRDAYRYKGESEPIDLVAGHIPGAINIPFSENLDENGKFLNPEVLKEKYKQLLENKPEHLIIHCGSGVTACHTILALDYAGFPVPDLYVGSWSEWSRREGKEIAKEV; encoded by the coding sequence ATGTCTCCAATAATCTCATCATCCGAATTCAAAAATATTCCAGCAGAAAATCTTGTCATTCTTGATGCAAGAACTGGAAAAGAGATAAAGCAGAATTACCTTGAAAAACATATTAAAGGAGCCAGATTCATTGATCTGGATAAAGATCTGGCTGAGATAGGAGAGAATGCTGCTTTTGGAGGCAGACATCCGCTTCCTTCTGTAGAAAAATTTGGCAAAACACTTTCAGATCTTGGAATATCAGAAGGTGCTCATATCATTGTGTATGATGATAAAAATGCTTCGAATGCAGCGGCACGTGCCTGGTGGATGTTAAGATCTTTCGGATTTGAAAAAGTTCAGGTTCTTGATGGCGGAATGCAGGCGGCGGAAAAAGAAGGATTAGAGTTTTCTTCTGGAGAAGAGGCATTTGATAAGGCTTCTTTAATCAAAAAAGATCACTGGAGTCTTCCGGTTTCGAGCCTTGAAGTTGTTGAAAATGAATTGAAAAATAATTCTTCTACTGTTGTTGATGTAAGAGATGCTTATCGTTATAAAGGAGAATCAGAGCCGATTGATCTGGTTGCCGGGCATATTCCTGGTGCGATCAATATTCCTTTTTCTGAAAATCTTGATGAAAACGGAAAGTTTCTGAATCCGGAAGTTTTAAAAGAAAAATACAAGCAGTTATTAGAAAATAAACCTGAACATCTGATTATTCACTGCGGATCGGGAGTGACTGCCTGTCATACTATTTTAGCACTGGATTATGCAGGGTTCCCGGTGCCGGATCTCTATGTAGGTTCTTGGAGTGAGTGGAGCAGGAGAGAAGGAAAGGAAATAGCAAAAGAAGTATAA
- a CDS encoding SUF system Fe-S cluster assembly protein, giving the protein MKFTDDQIADIGEEIIGVLKTVYDPEIPVDIYELGLIYDVQISDDADVKIIMTLTTPNCPVAETLPQEVKDKVAEVENVKSVDLELTFEPSWNKDMMSEEAKFELGML; this is encoded by the coding sequence ATGAAATTTACAGACGATCAAATTGCTGACATTGGTGAGGAAATCATTGGTGTGCTGAAAACCGTATATGACCCCGAAATTCCGGTAGATATTTACGAATTAGGGCTGATTTATGATGTCCAGATCTCCGATGATGCTGACGTAAAAATTATAATGACACTTACTACTCCCAATTGTCCTGTTGCAGAAACACTTCCTCAGGAAGTAAAAGATAAAGTAGCTGAAGTAGAGAACGTAAAAAGTGTAGATTTAGAGCTTACTTTCGAACCGAGCTGGAATAAGGATATGATGAGTGAAGAGGCCAAGTTTGAACTGGGAATGCTGTAA
- a CDS encoding energy transducer TonB has translation MKKVLASAFIFTFIFGSAQISEFQRADSRYERKKTALYNKYPKPNDLRTKKEWLLTEDKIAAYKEALDKASLEDQKMIAADPPAKAKVTKEAEYDKGRAAFQKLLYEAVDLDFLNFSSETYKATITFVVDSKGNALDPNVKGNNEDVNAFIEAAFYRIKNKGKWKPAEDKGKPVSSNVSVPLTLSFKK, from the coding sequence ATGAAAAAGGTCTTAGCATCAGCATTCATTTTCACTTTTATTTTCGGCAGTGCCCAGATTTCTGAATTTCAAAGGGCAGATTCACGCTATGAAAGAAAGAAAACGGCTCTGTATAACAAATATCCTAAGCCTAATGATTTAAGAACGAAGAAAGAATGGCTTTTGACAGAAGATAAAATAGCAGCTTACAAAGAAGCTTTAGATAAGGCCTCTCTTGAAGATCAGAAAATGATCGCTGCAGATCCTCCGGCAAAAGCAAAAGTTACTAAAGAAGCTGAATACGATAAGGGTAGGGCAGCCTTTCAAAAATTATTATATGAAGCTGTTGATCTTGATTTTTTAAACTTTTCTTCGGAGACTTACAAAGCAACAATAACTTTTGTTGTTGACTCTAAGGGGAACGCCCTAGATCCTAATGTAAAAGGAAATAATGAGGATGTAAATGCATTTATTGAAGCCGCTTTTTACCGGATTAAAAATAAAGGCAAGTGGAAACCAGCAGAAGACAAAGGGAAGCCAGTCTCTTCAAATGTTTCTGTTCCTTTAACACTATCCTTTAAAAAATAA
- a CDS encoding response regulator transcription factor: protein MKTIPIAIVDDHTLISKALENMITENTQYRVIMNHPNGEEFIAGVEKASELPAVVLMDVNMPYKNGIETTEWLTEHYPDIKVIALTMDDDEKVLIRMLKAGAKGYLLKDMQPSILFQAIDTVFEKGSFYTDFVAQKLLKVKTEEMKNASLLSELKDREKEFIKWACSELTYKEIADKMCLSPKTIDGYRDSVFVKLDIKNRAGLVLFALKHDLC from the coding sequence ATGAAAACTATCCCTATAGCGATCGTTGATGATCATACCTTAATCTCCAAAGCTTTGGAAAATATGATCACAGAAAACACTCAATATCGGGTAATTATGAATCATCCCAACGGAGAAGAATTTATTGCAGGTGTGGAAAAAGCTTCTGAATTACCCGCCGTAGTACTGATGGATGTTAATATGCCTTATAAAAACGGTATAGAAACTACAGAATGGCTTACCGAGCATTATCCCGACATTAAAGTCATTGCCCTGACAATGGATGATGATGAAAAAGTTCTGATTAGAATGCTGAAAGCAGGTGCTAAAGGATATTTATTGAAAGACATGCAGCCTTCTATTCTATTCCAGGCCATAGACACCGTATTTGAAAAAGGTAGTTTTTATACTGATTTTGTGGCCCAGAAATTATTGAAAGTAAAAACAGAGGAAATGAAAAATGCCTCCTTGCTTTCTGAATTGAAAGACAGAGAAAAAGAATTTATAAAATGGGCATGCAGTGAACTTACTTATAAGGAAATTGCTGACAAAATGTGCCTGAGTCCTAAAACAATAGACGGCTACCGAGATTCTGTTTTTGTAAAACTGGATATAAAAAACAGAGCAGGTCTGGTTCTTTTTGCTTTGAAACATGATCTGTGCTGA
- the pepT gene encoding peptidase T, producing MSTIEFNPLWKEKLLNRFLSYVKIYSTSDAESETTPSTPRQWDIANYITEELKTIGLENVSIDEHGYIMGYVPSNLENDDRPTIGFISHYDTSPDFSGENVKPQVWENYDGNDLLLNHVTGFTLSPSRFESLKKYIGQTLITTDGNTLLGADDKAGCAEIVTAAEYLIAHPEIKHGRIAIGFTPDEEIGRGAHKFDVAKFGAEWAYTMDGGEVGELEYENFNAAGAVVKIHGLSVHPGYAYGKMINAALLAAEFAQMLPANETPATTKGFDGFYHLMDITADISEAKLQYIIRDHDADKFEARKKFMEGKVAEFNQKHGEGTAEVEIKEQYRNMKQQFEGKMHIVDLAAKAMTEAGIEPKIKAIRGGTDGAQLSYMGLPCPNIFAGGINFHGPYEYVALESMEKATEVIINIVKA from the coding sequence ATGAGTACAATAGAATTCAACCCATTGTGGAAAGAGAAATTACTGAACCGTTTTCTTAGCTATGTAAAAATATATTCAACCAGTGATGCAGAAAGCGAAACAACACCTTCTACTCCTCGCCAGTGGGATATTGCCAATTACATTACGGAAGAGTTGAAAACCATCGGCCTGGAAAATGTTTCAATTGATGAGCACGGTTATATTATGGGATATGTTCCTTCTAACCTTGAAAATGATGACAGACCTACGATCGGATTTATTTCACACTATGATACTTCACCGGACTTCAGTGGAGAAAATGTAAAACCTCAGGTTTGGGAAAATTATGATGGAAATGATCTTCTTTTGAACCACGTTACAGGATTCACATTATCCCCTTCAAGATTTGAAAGTTTAAAAAAATATATCGGACAAACGTTAATTACCACTGACGGGAATACTCTTCTTGGTGCTGATGATAAAGCAGGTTGTGCAGAGATTGTAACTGCTGCTGAGTATCTTATTGCTCATCCGGAAATCAAACACGGAAGAATTGCTATAGGATTTACTCCTGATGAAGAGATCGGAAGAGGAGCGCATAAATTTGATGTAGCTAAATTTGGTGCAGAGTGGGCCTATACAATGGACGGCGGGGAAGTTGGAGAACTGGAGTATGAAAACTTCAACGCTGCCGGAGCTGTAGTAAAAATCCACGGATTGAGTGTACACCCAGGTTATGCTTACGGAAAAATGATCAATGCAGCTCTTTTAGCAGCTGAGTTTGCCCAAATGCTTCCGGCTAACGAAACTCCGGCAACGACAAAAGGTTTTGATGGGTTTTATCATCTAATGGATATTACAGCTGATATCTCTGAAGCTAAACTTCAATACATTATCCGTGATCATGATGCAGATAAATTTGAAGCCAGAAAAAAATTCATGGAGGGAAAAGTAGCTGAGTTCAATCAAAAGCACGGTGAAGGAACTGCTGAAGTGGAAATCAAAGAGCAGTACAGAAACATGAAGCAGCAATTTGAAGGTAAAATGCATATTGTAGATCTTGCAGCAAAAGCAATGACTGAAGCTGGTATTGAGCCTAAAATCAAAGCAATCAGAGGGGGTACAGATGGCGCTCAGCTTTCTTATATGGGACTTCCATGCCCTAATATTTTTGCAGGAGGAATCAACTTCCATGGGCCATACGAATACGTAGCTTTGGAAAGTATGGAGAAAGCAACTGAAGTAATCATTAATATTGTAAAAGCTTAA
- a CDS encoding sensor histidine kinase, whose protein sequence is MEENNLVIIFTITLFIVVLTMIFIYAVFIKKKTTLLIEQKEKDLRFEKELATSQVEMKEQTLNYIGQELHDDLGQKLSVVRLRQNQLITKLKNNEKEDLIELNELLGECIQDIRNLSKTLITEQIIHFGLAESIEREVQRIKKLKLLKIEFITQKQDIDISPKHGLILFRIVQESINNILKHSKAKNVSIQIEDDCEKLHISISDNGRGFDTNSIQDGSGLKNMELRAKLIHAELSIHSELNKGTQTLITYHKNLL, encoded by the coding sequence ATGGAAGAGAATAATTTGGTCATCATCTTTACGATTACTTTATTCATCGTTGTTTTAACAATGATCTTCATTTATGCTGTTTTCATCAAGAAAAAGACAACATTGCTGATAGAGCAAAAAGAAAAAGATTTGCGGTTTGAAAAAGAGCTGGCCACTTCACAGGTAGAAATGAAGGAACAGACCCTGAATTATATCGGACAGGAATTACACGATGATCTGGGACAAAAACTTTCCGTAGTCCGGCTGCGACAAAACCAACTGATTACCAAATTAAAAAACAATGAAAAAGAGGACCTGATTGAGCTCAATGAACTATTGGGCGAATGTATACAGGATATAAGAAACCTATCTAAAACATTAATTACTGAACAGATTATTCATTTCGGATTGGCAGAATCAATAGAAAGAGAAGTTCAGCGGATCAAAAAACTGAAATTATTAAAAATAGAGTTCATTACCCAGAAACAGGATATTGATATTTCCCCAAAACATGGTCTGATTCTTTTCAGAATTGTCCAGGAAAGTATCAACAATATCCTGAAACATTCCAAAGCCAAAAATGTTTCCATACAAATTGAAGATGACTGTGAAAAATTACATATCAGCATTTCCGATAACGGAAGAGGCTTTGATACCAACAGCATTCAGGACGGTTCAGGATTAAAAAACATGGAACTGAGAGCAAAACTGATTCATGCCGAACTGTCTATACACTCAGAATTGAATAAAGGAACACAAACTTTGATAACCTATCACAAAAATTTATTATGA
- a CDS encoding tRNA-binding protein, whose protein sequence is MTVKPDITWADFEKIDIRCGTIISVNDFEKARNPSYQLEIDFGDLGIRKSAAQITSLYEKEELIGKQILAVVNFPKKQIANFFSECLVLGLYGEDKKDVTLLAPSLPTKNGMQVG, encoded by the coding sequence ATGACAGTAAAACCAGACATTACCTGGGCAGATTTTGAAAAAATAGATATCAGATGTGGAACCATTATTTCAGTAAATGATTTTGAGAAAGCAAGAAACCCGTCTTACCAGCTGGAGATAGATTTCGGAGATTTAGGAATCAGAAAATCAGCTGCACAAATTACTTCTCTTTATGAAAAAGAAGAACTGATAGGAAAACAGATTTTAGCCGTTGTCAATTTCCCTAAAAAGCAGATTGCCAATTTCTTCAGTGAATGTCTTGTGTTAGGATTATATGGTGAAGACAAAAAAGATGTCACTCTTTTAGCCCCTTCATTACCTACAAAAAACGGAATGCAGGTAGGATAG